A genomic stretch from uncultured Cohaesibacter sp. includes:
- a CDS encoding aspartate-semialdehyde dehydrogenase, whose protein sequence is MGYKVAVVGATGNVGREMLDILAERGFPADEVVALASSRSKGKDVSFGDKNLKCKVLDHYDFSDTDFCLMSAGGSLSAEWAPKIAAQGCIVIDNSSQWRYDERIPLIVPEVNAQVLEEWIKKDDRINIIANPNCSTAQLLVALKPLHDKATIKRVVVSTYQSVSGAGKEAMDELFTQTRAVFVSDPIEVNKFTKRIAYNVIPHIDKFMDDGSTKEEWKVVAETKKMLDPKIKVTCTAVRVPVFVSHGESVNLEFEQPISADEARDILREAPGCLVVDKREDGGYITPIDAAGEDATYISRIREDPTVDNGLNIWVVSDNLRKGAALNTVQIAEALINRGLVKPRAEA, encoded by the coding sequence TTGCAGTTGTCGGGGCTACGGGCAATGTGGGTCGTGAGATGCTCGACATTCTTGCCGAGCGTGGTTTTCCCGCGGATGAAGTTGTGGCTCTGGCTTCCAGCCGTTCCAAGGGCAAGGACGTGTCTTTTGGCGACAAGAATCTGAAATGCAAGGTGCTGGATCATTATGATTTCTCCGACACCGATTTCTGCCTGATGTCTGCCGGTGGCAGCCTTTCTGCCGAATGGGCACCCAAGATTGCTGCACAAGGCTGCATCGTGATCGATAACAGCTCCCAGTGGCGTTATGACGAGCGTATTCCGTTGATCGTGCCCGAAGTGAACGCCCAGGTGCTTGAAGAGTGGATCAAGAAAGATGATCGTATCAACATCATCGCCAACCCGAACTGCTCGACGGCTCAGTTGCTGGTTGCTTTGAAGCCCCTGCATGACAAGGCAACCATCAAGCGCGTCGTTGTTTCCACTTATCAGTCCGTTTCCGGGGCTGGCAAGGAAGCCATGGATGAGCTCTTCACCCAGACCCGCGCCGTATTTGTTTCCGATCCGATCGAAGTGAACAAATTCACCAAGCGCATTGCCTACAATGTGATTCCGCATATCGACAAATTCATGGATGACGGCTCCACCAAGGAAGAATGGAAGGTTGTGGCTGAAACCAAGAAAATGCTCGATCCGAAAATCAAGGTGACCTGCACCGCCGTGCGCGTTCCAGTCTTTGTTTCCCATGGTGAATCGGTGAACCTTGAATTCGAACAGCCGATCTCCGCCGATGAGGCCCGTGATATCCTGCGTGAAGCCCCCGGGTGTCTGGTCGTCGACAAGCGTGAAGATGGTGGCTATATCACCCCGATTGATGCTGCTGGTGAAGATGCAACCTATATCTCCCGTATCCGTGAAGATCCGACCGTTGATAACGGGCTCAACATCTGGGTGGTTTCTGATAACCTGCGCAAGGGTGCCGCACTGAACACCGTTCAGATTGCAGAAGCCCTGATCAACCGCGGTCTGGTCAAGCCACGCGCCGAGGCATAA
- a CDS encoding carbonic anhydrase: MAQLPDRLLEGYAEFKKGRFPTEQGRYEKLAEKGQSPNIMLVGCCDSRAAPEIIFDSGPGEIFVMRNVANIVPHKSSQDDGIHGTTAALEFAVNGLKVEHIVIMGHGRCGGVKSYISAGDSEPLSESNYIGKWSGQLQAADNPIRYKALNRPDLDHGGLLERASIIHSLENLYSYEFVKTRVQEGLLTLHGAWFDISTGELEYYEEEQGTFLKV; encoded by the coding sequence ATGGCCCAGTTACCTGATCGCTTGCTCGAAGGCTACGCCGAGTTCAAAAAGGGACGCTTCCCCACAGAACAGGGCCGGTATGAAAAACTGGCTGAGAAAGGCCAGAGCCCGAACATCATGCTCGTTGGTTGTTGCGACAGCCGCGCAGCACCGGAAATCATCTTCGACTCCGGGCCGGGCGAAATCTTCGTCATGCGGAACGTCGCCAACATCGTGCCGCACAAATCCTCTCAGGATGATGGCATCCACGGCACCACCGCTGCGCTGGAATTTGCCGTCAACGGCCTCAAGGTCGAACATATCGTCATCATGGGTCATGGGCGCTGCGGTGGCGTGAAAAGCTATATTTCAGCAGGCGATTCCGAGCCACTGTCTGAAAGCAACTATATCGGCAAATGGTCCGGCCAGCTGCAGGCAGCCGACAACCCGATCCGCTATAAGGCGCTCAACCGTCCCGATCTTGACCATGGCGGCCTCTTGGAACGCGCCTCAATCATCCATTCGCTGGAGAATCTCTATTCCTACGAATTTGTCAAAACCCGCGTACAGGAAGGCTTGCTCACCCTACATGGCGCATGGTTTGACATCTCGACCGGTGAGTTGGAATATTATGAGGAAGAACAGGGCACCTTCCTGAAAGTTTGA
- the pdxY gene encoding pyridoxal kinase, protein MTDLMTQTGNPNTRDAVFVAKPIIVISSHVMAGAVGNRAVAFTLERLGFPVWEVPTVILPWHPGHGPGTVQKIDPELFARSLEDLSRHPDFASVSAIYSGYLGSLEQVAAIAALVDKYKQVNPEGLYFCDPVVGDTGGLYMAEPIAVAIRDTLIPRADIISPNRFELNWLTESAEENNVGLIEQAKKLGRKTTLITSAFALMRNSIANLLIQQGSAEKQPLPIMCEHPAIPNPQNGTGDMMASLFLGHKLAGASDETALKKASSGVLEVVTRSANLGYRDLEIARFADRFHAPIAMVNMRQIGAGPKLTPLRRAPKKPQPQD, encoded by the coding sequence ATGACCGACCTGATGACCCAAACCGGCAATCCAAATACGCGTGACGCCGTGTTTGTTGCAAAACCGATCATCGTGATTTCCTCTCATGTCATGGCAGGTGCGGTGGGCAACCGCGCCGTTGCCTTCACGCTGGAGCGTCTGGGCTTTCCGGTTTGGGAAGTCCCGACGGTCATTCTTCCCTGGCACCCCGGCCACGGCCCGGGCACGGTTCAGAAGATCGATCCGGAACTCTTTGCCAGGAGCCTTGAAGATCTGTCGCGCCACCCTGACTTCGCGTCTGTCAGCGCCATCTATTCGGGCTATCTGGGCTCATTGGAGCAGGTCGCAGCCATTGCCGCACTCGTTGACAAATACAAACAGGTCAACCCGGAAGGCCTTTATTTCTGCGATCCGGTGGTTGGCGACACGGGCGGGCTCTACATGGCAGAACCAATCGCGGTTGCCATTCGCGATACATTGATCCCACGCGCCGACATCATTTCGCCCAACCGCTTCGAGCTCAACTGGCTCACCGAATCTGCCGAGGAAAACAATGTCGGCCTCATCGAACAGGCCAAAAAGCTCGGACGCAAAACCACGCTGATCACCAGCGCCTTTGCCCTGATGCGCAATTCCATTGCCAATCTGCTCATTCAGCAGGGCTCTGCAGAAAAGCAGCCTTTGCCGATCATGTGCGAGCATCCCGCCATTCCCAATCCTCAAAATGGCACCGGCGACATGATGGCCTCCCTGTTTCTTGGCCACAAGCTGGCTGGAGCCTCCGATGAAACCGCGCTCAAGAAAGCCTCAAGCGGCGTGTTGGAAGTCGTCACCCGCTCGGCCAACCTAGGCTATCGGGATCTGGAGATTGCGCGCTTTGCCGACCGTTTCCACGCCCCCATAGCCATGGTCAACATGCGCCAGATCGGTGCAGGCCCCAAGCTGACACCGCTAAGACGCGCACCCAAGAAACCGCAACCGCAGGACTGA
- a CDS encoding FAD-dependent oxidoreductase yields the protein MKQADLVIIGGAIMGASVAYFLKKDLGFEGSVIVIEKDPTYANSSTTLSAASIRQQFSTPENIALSKFGLKFFDELKDRFGPDADIAYHEGGYLLLASEEGLPILENNHRIQIENGAPIEWMTPAQMADKFPWLNVEDLAAGTYGARGEGWFDAHMFLDLVRKGAIAAGAEFIKDEVVGMEKSADKVTAVKLKSGETIACGAAVNCAGAAAGHVSSMLDIALPVEPRKRTVFVIDNKKPHPNMPLIADTSGVYIRPEGEFYISGLPPIDDPAADINDHDPHYDLFEEVVWPALYNRMPGFDAIKMVNAWAGHYEYCTLDQNAFIGAHPELTNFYFNAGYSGHGLQHAPAAGLAIGELFLYGEYRSLDLSIFGYERIANNKPVREFNII from the coding sequence ATGAAACAGGCAGATCTCGTCATTATTGGTGGCGCAATCATGGGAGCTTCTGTGGCCTATTTCCTGAAAAAGGATCTCGGCTTCGAAGGCTCTGTCATTGTGATCGAAAAAGACCCCACCTATGCCAACAGCTCAACCACACTTTCGGCGGCTTCGATCCGCCAGCAATTCTCCACTCCGGAAAATATCGCCCTTTCCAAATTCGGCCTTAAATTCTTTGACGAATTGAAGGACCGCTTCGGACCAGACGCTGACATTGCCTATCATGAAGGCGGCTATCTTCTGCTCGCCAGCGAAGAAGGCCTGCCTATTCTGGAAAACAACCATCGCATTCAAATTGAAAATGGCGCGCCCATTGAATGGATGACCCCGGCTCAAATGGCAGACAAGTTCCCATGGCTCAATGTCGAGGATCTCGCCGCCGGAACCTATGGCGCCAGGGGCGAAGGCTGGTTCGACGCCCACATGTTCCTTGATCTGGTGCGCAAGGGTGCCATTGCAGCCGGAGCCGAATTCATCAAGGACGAGGTCGTCGGCATGGAAAAAAGCGCCGACAAGGTAACAGCAGTCAAACTCAAGTCGGGCGAAACCATCGCCTGCGGCGCTGCCGTCAACTGCGCCGGTGCCGCCGCCGGTCACGTCTCTTCCATGCTAGATATCGCGTTGCCGGTCGAGCCGCGCAAACGCACCGTCTTTGTCATTGACAACAAGAAGCCGCATCCGAATATGCCGCTGATCGCAGACACTTCCGGCGTCTATATTCGCCCGGAAGGCGAATTCTATATCTCCGGTCTGCCGCCCATCGATGATCCTGCAGCAGACATCAACGACCATGATCCTCATTATGATCTGTTTGAAGAGGTTGTCTGGCCTGCCCTTTATAATCGCATGCCCGGTTTTGATGCCATCAAGATGGTGAATGCCTGGGCCGGACATTATGAATATTGCACGCTGGATCAGAATGCCTTTATCGGCGCCCATCCCGAGTTGACCAACTTCTATTTCAACGCGGGCTATTCCGGCCATGGCCTTCAACATGCACCGGCAGCCGGACTTGCCATTGGAGAACTCTTCCTCTATGGCGAATATCGCTCGCTTGATCTTTCCATTTTCGGCTATGAGCGGATTGCCAACAATAAGCCGGTCCGTGAATTCAACATCATCTGA
- a CDS encoding CoA ester lyase produces the protein MSFSPRRTALYMPGSNARALEKARSLDVDVLLLDLEDAVAIDMKEVARKQVCEAVKAGGFGHREVVIRINGLETQWGADDLAAVIEAKPDAILVPKVNCAEDVYMVGRKMNDAGAEQEIKIWAMMETPQGMLRALEIAEATKEYHGRRLNCFVLGTNDLVKETRVAMVPGRAPVYGWLMNCQAAARSFDLDIIDGVFNNFNDTDGFVAECEQGKEMGMDGKTLIHPKQIADCNRIFSPDADAVAWARKVIEAFDAPENQSKNVMTIDGKMVERLHAEMARRLVDIAEAIAARDEE, from the coding sequence ATGTCTTTCAGCCCGCGCCGAACAGCCCTGTACATGCCCGGATCGAATGCCCGTGCTCTTGAAAAAGCCCGCAGCCTTGATGTGGATGTGCTGCTGCTGGATCTGGAAGATGCGGTCGCCATCGATATGAAGGAAGTGGCCCGCAAACAGGTGTGTGAAGCAGTCAAGGCGGGGGGCTTCGGGCACCGCGAAGTGGTGATCCGTATCAATGGTCTGGAAACCCAGTGGGGGGCGGATGATCTGGCCGCTGTGATCGAGGCAAAGCCGGATGCGATCCTTGTGCCCAAGGTCAATTGTGCTGAAGATGTCTATATGGTGGGGCGCAAGATGAATGATGCCGGCGCCGAACAGGAGATCAAGATCTGGGCCATGATGGAAACGCCGCAGGGGATGCTGCGGGCGTTGGAAATTGCCGAGGCAACGAAGGAGTATCATGGCCGTCGCCTGAACTGTTTTGTTTTGGGAACCAATGACTTGGTGAAGGAAACCCGCGTTGCCATGGTGCCCGGACGAGCCCCGGTCTATGGTTGGCTGATGAATTGTCAGGCCGCAGCCAGAAGCTTTGATCTGGATATCATCGACGGGGTGTTCAACAATTTCAACGATACGGACGGCTTCGTTGCCGAGTGTGAACAGGGCAAGGAAATGGGCATGGATGGCAAGACGCTGATCCATCCCAAGCAGATCGCTGATTGCAACCGCATTTTCTCGCCGGACGCCGACGCCGTGGCATGGGCGCGCAAGGTGATCGAGGCTTTCGATGCGCCGGAGAATCAGTCAAAGAATGTCATGACGATTGACGGCAAAATGGTCGAGAGACTGCATGCGGAAATGGCGCGCCGTCTGGTGGATATTGCCGAAGCCATTGCGGCGCGGGATGAGGAATAG
- a CDS encoding DUF1737 domain-containing protein, whose product MNEKQRVYRFLTGVDDANFCHRVTEALSKGWELHGSPSYAYDAEARVMKCGQAVTKLVEPFDYSRDVVLGAL is encoded by the coding sequence ATGAACGAAAAACAAAGAGTATACCGGTTTCTCACAGGCGTGGATGATGCCAACTTCTGTCACCGGGTTACAGAGGCGCTCTCCAAGGGCTGGGAGCTGCATGGCTCCCCCAGCTATGCCTATGATGCCGAGGCACGGGTGATGAAATGTGGGCAGGCGGTGACCAAGCTGGTCGAACCGTTTGACTATAGCCGGGACGTGGTTCTGGGCGCGCTGTAA
- a CDS encoding GNAT family N-acetyltransferase, giving the protein MTHSETPTEPMAPDAAAKPSVTLVPFAKADFQSWFDHCTEEYAKDKQKSFGCTLEAARAFAQSSMQSALADGLQTKDNHLFKIKDEKGASIGAIWIAVQTQFNQKSAFIYDIEIDDAERGKGYGRAAMKALEAEVAKMGLASIGLHVFAFNERAFALYQSLGFEITDYTMRKKIQPQ; this is encoded by the coding sequence ATGACCCACTCCGAGACACCGACAGAGCCGATGGCACCCGATGCCGCCGCAAAGCCATCCGTAACCCTTGTCCCCTTTGCCAAGGCCGATTTCCAAAGCTGGTTTGATCATTGCACGGAAGAATATGCCAAGGACAAGCAGAAGAGCTTTGGCTGCACACTGGAGGCAGCCCGCGCCTTTGCGCAATCCAGTATGCAAAGCGCCCTTGCGGACGGTTTGCAAACCAAGGACAACCATCTTTTCAAGATCAAAGATGAAAAAGGCGCAAGCATCGGCGCAATCTGGATTGCCGTACAAACCCAATTCAATCAGAAAAGCGCCTTCATCTATGATATCGAGATTGATGATGCAGAACGCGGCAAGGGATATGGCCGCGCTGCCATGAAGGCTTTGGAAGCGGAAGTCGCAAAGATGGGGCTTGCGTCCATCGGCTTGCATGTTTTTGCCTTCAACGAGAGAGCCTTTGCCCTTTATCAATCCCTCGGCTTTGAAATCACGGATTATACAATGCGCAAAAAGATACAGCCTCAATAA
- a CDS encoding siderophore-interacting protein, giving the protein MTSENSNAPTLERVHHELKRRDLEVKSVERLTPSMIRVILIGEDLADFTSLAADDHMKLFVPDASGMMVMRDYTPRAYDNDARTLMVDFAVHDAGPATAWALSAKPGDRLQVGGPRGSAVLKGDIARYVLIADETGLPALGRWVEELGADVEVEAFAAVPGAADEQDFQSDAKLTMHWIHRSDKEAARPEPFLNAVKTVSCGEGTYIWIAAEARVAKAIRSFFLEERKHPLQWMKAAGYWVHGQADSSEKSIGGSSAKPA; this is encoded by the coding sequence ATGACTTCAGAAAACAGCAATGCCCCGACCCTTGAGCGCGTGCACCACGAGTTGAAAAGGCGGGATCTGGAAGTAAAGAGTGTTGAGCGACTGACGCCCTCAATGATCCGGGTTATTCTGATCGGCGAAGACTTGGCGGACTTTACCAGTCTGGCGGCCGATGATCACATGAAGCTGTTTGTGCCGGATGCCAGCGGCATGATGGTGATGCGCGATTATACGCCGCGGGCCTATGACAATGATGCGCGGACATTGATGGTCGATTTTGCTGTGCATGACGCCGGACCGGCGACGGCCTGGGCTCTGTCTGCAAAGCCGGGAGATCGTCTGCAGGTCGGTGGCCCGCGCGGGTCCGCTGTCCTCAAGGGGGATATTGCACGCTATGTGCTGATTGCGGATGAAACGGGCTTGCCTGCGCTGGGGCGCTGGGTGGAAGAGTTGGGCGCAGATGTTGAGGTAGAAGCTTTTGCAGCCGTTCCCGGTGCTGCGGATGAACAGGATTTCCAGAGCGATGCCAAGCTGACGATGCATTGGATTCATCGCTCCGATAAAGAGGCTGCCCGCCCCGAACCGTTCCTCAATGCTGTTAAAACCGTTTCCTGTGGTGAGGGGACTTATATATGGATTGCGGCTGAAGCGCGTGTTGCCAAGGCGATTCGAAGCTTCTTCCTTGAAGAGCGGAAGCATCCGTTGCAATGGATGAAAGCTGCAGGATATTGGGTGCATGGTCAGGCGGACAGTTCTGAGAAATCCATCGGAGGTTCCTCGGCCAAACCTGCCTGA
- a CDS encoding MaoC family dehydratase, which translates to MSKTNSGNFFEDFSVGQVIRHATPRTVTEGDASLYTALYGSRFAVQSSDAFAQSIGYETAPLDDLLVFHIVFGKTVPDISLNAVANLGYAGCRFLVPVFPGDSLTATSEVIGLKENSNGKTGVVYVRSFGVNQHGDTVLDYVRWVMVRKKDPSTPTGHDMVPSLPAALAPDALGDAVPILDVEGFDTDLSGALYKWGDYEVGEKIDHVDGMTVEEAEHQMATRLYQNTAKVHFNQFTEGKGRFGRRLIYGGHVISLARALSFNGFSNAFHVAAINGGRHVAPLFAGETVFAWSEIVDKAELPARDDVGALRVRLYATKDAPCSAYPGEFEAGYEPSVILDMDLWLVLPR; encoded by the coding sequence ATGAGCAAGACCAATTCTGGCAACTTTTTTGAAGATTTTTCAGTCGGTCAAGTTATCCGGCATGCAACGCCGCGCACGGTGACCGAGGGCGATGCCTCGCTTTATACCGCGCTCTACGGTTCTCGTTTTGCGGTGCAGAGTTCAGACGCCTTTGCGCAGTCCATCGGCTATGAAACAGCGCCTCTGGACGATTTGTTGGTCTTTCACATTGTCTTTGGCAAAACCGTACCGGACATTTCTCTGAATGCGGTGGCCAATCTGGGCTATGCAGGCTGCCGGTTTCTTGTGCCGGTGTTTCCCGGAGACAGCCTGACGGCGACCTCCGAGGTGATTGGCCTGAAGGAAAATTCAAACGGCAAGACCGGCGTCGTCTATGTGCGCTCCTTCGGGGTCAATCAGCATGGTGACACTGTGCTGGACTATGTCCGCTGGGTCATGGTGCGCAAGAAAGACCCATCCACGCCAACCGGCCATGACATGGTGCCTTCGCTGCCTGCTGCGCTGGCCCCCGACGCATTGGGGGATGCTGTCCCCATTCTCGATGTGGAGGGGTTCGATACCGACCTGTCCGGTGCTCTTTACAAGTGGGGGGACTATGAGGTGGGCGAAAAAATCGATCATGTGGATGGCATGACTGTCGAGGAAGCCGAGCATCAGATGGCGACGCGCCTTTATCAGAATACGGCCAAGGTGCATTTCAACCAGTTTACAGAAGGCAAGGGGCGATTCGGGCGCAGACTCATTTATGGTGGGCACGTCATTTCGCTCGCCCGTGCTTTGTCTTTCAATGGTTTCTCCAATGCTTTCCATGTTGCTGCGATCAATGGCGGTCGTCATGTCGCGCCTTTATTTGCGGGAGAAACCGTATTTGCCTGGTCGGAGATTGTTGATAAGGCCGAGCTGCCCGCGCGCGATGATGTGGGCGCATTGAGGGTGCGTCTTTATGCAACAAAAGATGCGCCATGCAGTGCCTATCCGGGGGAATTTGAGGCCGGTTATGAACCATCTGTTATCCTGGACATGGATCTGTGGTTGGTGCTTCCGCGCTGA
- the sdhC gene encoding succinate dehydrogenase, cytochrome b556 subunit, translated as MTDVDLKGKRPTSPHVQNSAYKITLSMATSISHRVTGVGAYVGMFFLAYWLIALAIGPEAFETAQTLWGSILGRFVLFCLTWSLMHHMLGGIRHFLWDIPVMMEKPQIEFLYRATILGGFLLTVVIWIIGYAVM; from the coding sequence ATGACAGACGTCGACCTGAAGGGTAAACGCCCTACATCTCCCCATGTCCAAAACTCTGCCTACAAGATCACCCTGTCGATGGCGACTTCCATTAGCCATCGTGTAACCGGGGTTGGTGCTTATGTCGGCATGTTCTTTTTGGCGTATTGGCTGATTGCTCTGGCAATCGGGCCTGAAGCTTTTGAAACCGCGCAGACCCTCTGGGGCTCCATTCTGGGGCGCTTTGTGTTGTTCTGCCTAACCTGGTCACTCATGCATCACATGCTTGGTGGTATTCGTCACTTCCTGTGGGATATCCCTGTGATGATGGAGAAGCCCCAGATTGAATTCCTTTATCGCGCAACCATCCTGGGCGGCTTTCTTCTGACTGTCGTTATCTGGATCATCGGTTACGCCGTAATGTGA
- the sdhD gene encoding succinate dehydrogenase, hydrophobic membrane anchor protein translates to MKTSTKIIRGLGETHHGTEHHWMMRLTALALVFLTIGFVIFVMAAAGSDYEQAKALVGHPIVAIFLLLVIAVSGYHAYLGAITIPEDYFQNQLYRTLSKILNSFAAIVVCAALFFAVLKVAFGG, encoded by the coding sequence ATGAAAACATCTACCAAAATCATTCGTGGCCTTGGTGAAACCCATCACGGCACGGAACATCACTGGATGATGCGCCTTACGGCTCTTGCTCTGGTTTTCCTCACCATCGGTTTCGTTATTTTTGTAATGGCCGCTGCTGGATCTGACTATGAGCAGGCCAAAGCGCTTGTGGGTCATCCGATTGTCGCGATTTTCCTTTTGTTGGTTATCGCCGTTTCCGGATATCACGCCTATCTGGGCGCGATCACCATTCCGGAAGACTATTTCCAGAATCAACTTTATCGCACGCTGTCCAAGATTCTGAACAGCTTCGCGGCTATCGTCGTCTGTGCCGCCCTTTTCTTCGCGGTGCTTAAAGTGGCATTTGGAGGGTAA